From one Planktothrix agardhii NIES-204 genomic stretch:
- a CDS encoding glycosyl transferase family protein — translation MKFSIVITTYNRIALLKRAIDSALKQTIPCEVVVADDASSDQTEDYVRSLSSSLIQQGDHRLVYHRNPSNLGHSATMNAGVRAASGDWIKPVDDDDYLAVNCIEEMSKAIKTYQNKVNQNSSSQAVICSVSASQVDPNGKELGRTRLTGPGKVYYIPQEDIHYGMLLEQVPFGTPIQVAYSKEAFIKSGGWDSSLDTNCDDIDSWIKISQFGDAIFINQCLAYRTIWPGAFNQKISLKKRLDTNILIKEKIYKLVNQKYQIQLPRLEHIRDYLKLHWSLVALKRAKVKNAICFSSKSLFSAQGWKLLISSLLNRRQQWSKLKQMLKIDKTSELFVKKIILIE, via the coding sequence ATGAAGTTTAGCATCGTGATTACAACCTATAACCGCATTGCTTTACTGAAACGGGCAATTGATTCCGCATTGAAACAAACAATTCCTTGTGAAGTTGTTGTTGCTGATGATGCTTCCTCTGATCAAACAGAAGACTATGTTCGTAGTTTATCTTCCTCCTTAATTCAACAGGGAGATCACCGTTTAGTTTATCATCGTAACCCCAGTAATCTCGGTCATTCTGCCACAATGAATGCTGGAGTTAGAGCCGCTTCTGGAGACTGGATTAAACCAGTAGATGATGATGATTATTTGGCTGTTAATTGCATTGAAGAAATGAGCAAAGCAATTAAAACTTATCAAAACAAAGTCAATCAAAATTCATCCTCCCAGGCGGTAATTTGTTCGGTGTCAGCAAGTCAAGTAGACCCGAATGGTAAAGAATTAGGTCGGACTCGTTTAACCGGCCCTGGCAAAGTTTATTATATTCCCCAGGAAGATATTCACTATGGAATGTTATTGGAACAAGTGCCATTTGGAACCCCGATTCAAGTTGCCTATTCCAAAGAAGCATTTATCAAATCCGGCGGCTGGGATTCGAGTTTAGATACTAATTGTGATGATATTGATTCTTGGATTAAAATTTCTCAATTTGGAGATGCAATTTTTATTAATCAGTGTTTAGCCTATCGTACAATTTGGCCAGGAGCTTTTAATCAAAAAATATCCCTAAAAAAGCGATTAGATACTAATATTTTAATTAAGGAAAAAATCTATAAATTGGTTAATCAAAAATATCAGATCCAACTCCCTAGACTTGAACATATTAGGGATTATCTGAAACTGCATTGGAGTCTGGTGGCATTAAAAAGAGCTAAAGTTAAAAACGCTATTTGTTTTTCCTCAAAATCTTTGTTTTCTGCTCAAGGCTGGAAATTATTAATATCCTCTCTTTTAAATAGAAGACAACAATGGTCAAAATTAAAACAAATGTTAAAAATAGATAAAACTTCAGAACTTTTCGTCAAAAAAATAATTTTAATTGAATAA
- the gloA gene encoding lactoylglutathione lyase produces the protein MLRVGNLDHSLKFYCDILGMKLLRQKDYPGGEFTLAFVGYGDESDHSVIELTYNWGVEQYEIGTGYGHIALGVDDIYATCEQIRAAGGKITREPGPMKHGNTVIAFVEDPDGYKIELIQLGTQGSNSEKETTVSASKT, from the coding sequence ATGTTACGGGTGGGAAACCTAGACCATTCCTTAAAATTTTACTGTGATATTTTAGGAATGAAACTACTGCGCCAGAAAGACTATCCAGGGGGTGAATTTACCTTAGCCTTTGTCGGTTATGGTGATGAATCCGATCATAGCGTGATTGAGTTAACCTATAACTGGGGCGTCGAACAATATGAAATTGGTACAGGTTATGGTCATATAGCCCTCGGTGTTGATGATATTTACGCCACTTGTGAACAAATTAGAGCAGCAGGCGGTAAAATTACCCGTGAACCCGGCCCAATGAAACATGGAAACACTGTAATTGCCTTTGTGGAAGATCCCGATGGTTATAAAATCGAGTTAATTCAGTTAGGAACTCAGGGATCAAATTCCGAAAAAGAAACTACTGTTTCTGCTTCTAAAACATAA
- a CDS encoding hypothetical protein (protein of unknown function DUF202) — MNQPPVNSEPPKHLSNDELATDRTEMAKYRSRAAADRTLMAWIRTCLSLIAFGFGIPTIVRTSEYPIIS; from the coding sequence ATGAATCAGCCACCCGTTAATTCAGAACCCCCTAAACATCTTTCTAATGATGAATTAGCCACAGATCGTACCGAAATGGCTAAATACCGCAGTCGAGCCGCCGCTGATCGCACCTTAATGGCTTGGATACGCACCTGTCTCTCGTTAATTGCTTTTGGTTTTGGTATTCCCACTATTGTTAGAACATCAGAATATCCGATAATATCTTAA
- a CDS encoding hypothetical protein (protein of unknown function DUF820), translating into MTTTQLKSLSLESFLQQYYIDESPAWEYIDGKIRQKPMPQGQHSKLQYKFCETINQIAEPSKIAYALPELRCTFGGRSVVPDIAVFLWNRIPLTPEEEIANQFDSFPDWTIEILSPNQKLTKVIDNILHCLEYGCKLGWLIDPDERSIFVFQPNQILKNYKIDSAEKLPILESIDINLTVSQIFGWLKQKPLID; encoded by the coding sequence ATGACTACCACCCAACTTAAATCCTTAAGTCTAGAATCTTTTCTTCAACAATATTATATTGATGAATCTCCTGCTTGGGAATATATTGATGGTAAAATCAGACAAAAACCAATGCCTCAAGGACAACATAGTAAACTACAATATAAATTCTGTGAAACGATCAACCAAATAGCAGAACCTTCTAAAATTGCTTATGCTTTGCCGGAACTCCGTTGTACTTTTGGCGGGCGTTCTGTTGTACCTGATATTGCTGTCTTTTTATGGAATAGAATACCCCTAACCCCAGAAGAAGAAATTGCTAATCAATTTGATTCTTTCCCTGACTGGACTATTGAGATTTTATCACCCAATCAAAAATTAACAAAAGTCATCGATAATATTCTGCATTGTTTAGAATATGGTTGTAAATTGGGATGGTTAATTGATCCAGATGAACGATCAATTTTTGTATTTCAACCCAATCAAATTTTGAAGAATTATAAGATTGATTCAGCAGAAAAGTTACCCATTTTAGAATCAATTGATATTAATTTAACGGTTTCTCAAATTTTTGGTTGGTTAAAACAGAAGCCGTTGATAGACTAA
- a CDS encoding sulfatase, whose amino-acid sequence MTDKKPNIVIIWGDDIGQSNISCYTHGLMGYKTPNIDRIAKEGMLFTDSYAEQSCTAGRSAFITGQCVFRTGLSKVGMPGANLGMRAEDPTIAELLKPLGYATGQFGKNHLGDKDEMLPTNHGFDEFFGNLYHLNAEEEPELRDYPPAADFPNYKKMFGPRGVLDCKANPDGTQTIVDTGALTKKRMETIDDEVLAKAKDFIDRQVKAGIPFLLWFNTTHMHFRTHPKPESVGQSGRWQSEYHDVMIDHDKCVGELLNYLDALGITDNTFVMYSTDNGPHINSWPDAGMTPFRSEKNTNWEGAFRVPKLVRWPGVIEPGSVSNEIVSHLDWLPTFVAMAGDPDIKEKLLTGYQAGNKTFKVHLDGYNLVPYLKGEVDKSPRVEYFYFSDDGDLMALRYDHWKTVFMEQRVKGTCQIWAEPLVTLRVPKLFNLRTDPYERADITSNTYWDWMFDHIPLVLAAQPIVAKFIATFQEFPPRQKAASFTVDQVMEKITSGIASR is encoded by the coding sequence ATGACCGATAAAAAACCAAACATTGTCATCATTTGGGGTGATGATATTGGTCAATCCAACATCAGTTGTTATACTCACGGTTTGATGGGCTATAAAACCCCTAATATTGATCGGATTGCCAAAGAGGGGATGCTATTTACCGACTCCTACGCCGAGCAGAGTTGTACAGCCGGGCGCTCGGCATTTATCACAGGCCAATGTGTTTTTCGCACGGGCTTAAGTAAAGTCGGGATGCCTGGAGCTAATCTAGGAATGCGTGCTGAAGATCCGACTATTGCCGAACTCCTGAAGCCCTTGGGTTACGCCACCGGACAATTTGGCAAAAACCACCTGGGCGATAAAGACGAAATGCTGCCCACCAACCACGGCTTCGACGAATTTTTTGGTAATCTCTATCACCTCAACGCAGAAGAAGAACCGGAATTACGAGACTATCCCCCGGCCGCAGATTTTCCTAATTACAAGAAAATGTTTGGCCCGCGCGGTGTCCTCGACTGTAAAGCCAACCCAGACGGGACTCAAACCATTGTCGATACGGGTGCGCTGACCAAGAAGCGGATGGAAACCATTGATGATGAAGTGCTGGCCAAAGCCAAGGATTTTATCGATCGTCAGGTAAAGGCAGGTATTCCCTTCCTTCTCTGGTTTAATACGACCCACATGCACTTCCGTACCCATCCCAAGCCTGAGAGTGTAGGGCAGTCGGGACGCTGGCAGTCAGAATACCACGACGTTATGATTGACCATGACAAGTGCGTTGGGGAATTGCTCAATTATCTCGATGCCCTCGGTATCACTGATAATACGTTTGTCATGTATAGCACCGATAACGGCCCCCATATCAACTCCTGGCCTGATGCCGGGATGACCCCTTTTCGGAGTGAAAAAAATACTAATTGGGAAGGCGCATTCCGTGTACCCAAATTGGTGCGCTGGCCCGGTGTAATTGAGCCGGGTAGTGTCTCGAATGAAATTGTGAGTCATCTGGACTGGTTGCCAACTTTTGTGGCGATGGCAGGTGATCCAGATATTAAGGAAAAATTACTCACAGGCTATCAGGCGGGTAATAAAACCTTCAAGGTACATCTGGATGGCTATAACCTTGTGCCTTACCTCAAAGGCGAGGTGGACAAAAGCCCACGAGTCGAATACTTTTACTTTAGTGATGATGGCGACCTGATGGCATTGCGTTATGACCACTGGAAGACGGTTTTCATGGAGCAACGGGTAAAAGGCACTTGCCAAATCTGGGCCGAACCTTTGGTCACGTTGCGAGTTCCAAAACTGTTTAATCTCCGTACCGATCCCTATGAGCGTGCAGATATTACCTCAAATACCTATTGGGATTGGATGTTTGATCACATTCCTTTAGTATTGGCGGCCCAGCCTATCGTTGCCAAATTTATCGCCACTTTCCAAGAGTTTCCCCCACGTCAAAAAGCTGCCAGTTTTACGGTTGATCAGGTGATGGAGAAAATTACCTCTGGTATTGCAAGTCGTTAA
- a CDS encoding pentapeptide repeat-containing protein produces MDAIELLSRYGDGERDFKGVSLRGMILSTNSYRPNTIPTMGLANIREPQNRPHLIGVDLSNADLSEAHLSLVNLSKANLTGANLTGANLSGASLSGTILTGANLSRVNLEGSHLNWANLQEADLNHCNLKGADFSSAILIQAILTQACLVKAYLIKANLHQAILKNTDLTQANLKDVDLSGADLTQAIIVRANLSGANCTGADLTKAQMLKTNLRHADLTDAFLNSATLLEADLNEANLTRANLSKANLSKTYLRNVCLNGAHLSGINLSGADLGGIDLRQKLLTGINLAGAYLSEANLEGALLMDANLNASNLSSANLSKSCLINADLRNSHLGNANLADANLMGANLSGADLRGAILKGAILANAEIKGAKLHGATLPNGKVYNS; encoded by the coding sequence ATGGATGCGATTGAACTGCTGAGTCGATATGGAGATGGAGAACGGGATTTTAAGGGCGTAAGTCTGCGAGGTATGATTCTAAGTACCAATTCTTATCGACCCAATACCATACCAACTATGGGTTTGGCTAATATTCGAGAACCCCAAAATCGACCGCATTTAATTGGTGTCGATTTAAGTAATGCTGACTTAAGCGAAGCCCATCTCAGTCTAGTTAATCTCAGTAAGGCTAATTTGACTGGAGCCAATTTAACCGGGGCTAATCTCAGTGGAGCCAGTCTCAGTGGCACGATTCTAACCGGAGCGAACCTGAGTCGGGTTAACCTCGAAGGCTCTCACCTGAATTGGGCAAATTTGCAAGAGGCGGATCTGAATCATTGCAATCTCAAAGGCGCTGATTTTAGTTCTGCAATTCTCATACAAGCGATTTTGACTCAAGCCTGTTTAGTTAAAGCCTATTTAATTAAGGCGAATCTCCATCAAGCGATCTTGAAAAACACGGATTTAACCCAGGCTAATTTGAAAGATGTAGATTTATCCGGTGCAGATTTGACTCAAGCTATTATTGTCCGAGCTAATTTAAGTGGAGCTAATTGCACCGGGGCTGATTTAACCAAGGCCCAAATGTTAAAAACTAATTTAAGACACGCTGATTTAACCGATGCTTTTCTTAATTCTGCAACTTTATTAGAAGCCGATCTCAATGAAGCTAACTTAACTCGTGCTAATCTGAGTAAAGCCAATTTGAGCAAAACTTATCTGAGGAATGTCTGTTTAAATGGTGCTCATTTAAGTGGAATTAATTTGAGTGGGGCGGATTTGGGCGGAATTGATTTAAGACAAAAATTATTAACGGGAATCAATTTAGCGGGGGCATATTTAAGTGAAGCCAACTTGGAAGGTGCTTTATTAATGGATGCTAACTTAAATGCCAGTAATTTAAGTTCTGCTAATTTGAGTAAATCTTGTCTAATTAATGCCGATTTAAGAAATAGTCATCTGGGTAATGCTAACTTAGCCGATGCGAATTTAATGGGAGCTAATTTGAGCGGGGCTGATTTAAGAGGGGCAATTTTAAAGGGGGCAATTCTAGCCAATGCCGAAATTAAGGGTGCAAAGTTACATGGAGCTACATTACCGAATGGAAAAGTTTATAACTCTTAA
- a CDS encoding putative 2Fe-2S ferredoxin: MAKILRLEPIAEEMAVQTNSNLLSALMTKELHVLKECGGRGMCATCHVFIKDGMDGLSKVSRREQRTLEVITTAKPNSRLACQAHVLGEGIVVELPSGMYIDAIEDIESLVGRRAEQELLHPITGEVVVETGKLITRSILNQLKETRLQVGEYLARTRNAKDE; this comes from the coding sequence ATGGCTAAAATACTTCGACTGGAACCGATTGCGGAAGAAATGGCAGTTCAGACTAATTCTAATTTGCTTTCGGCATTGATGACCAAGGAACTTCATGTTCTGAAAGAATGCGGGGGGCGGGGAATGTGTGCCACCTGTCATGTTTTTATTAAGGATGGCATGGATGGTTTATCTAAAGTCAGCCGCCGTGAACAAAGAACCTTAGAAGTGATTACAACGGCTAAACCTAATTCCCGTTTAGCCTGTCAAGCTCATGTTCTTGGGGAGGGTATTGTTGTTGAGTTACCCTCTGGGATGTATATTGATGCCATCGAAGATATAGAATCTTTAGTCGGGCGACGAGCAGAACAGGAACTTCTACATCCTATTACTGGGGAAGTGGTTGTGGAAACTGGAAAACTAATCACTCGATCAATTCTGAATCAATTGAAAGAAACTCGTTTACAAGTGGGCGAATATTTAGCTCGAACTCGGAATGCGAAAGATGAGTAA
- a CDS encoding serine/threonine protein kinase, with translation MQASRYRILGLVGQGQFGKVYCASDRRTGKLVALKELSHQSAPTHQFLQELWFIISLQHPNIAACLGLEHIQTGRYLVMEYCEGGTLRHLVEQQNSLRLQEALNLIIGVLEGLDYAHQRGIIHCDIKPENILLTLKSQGWHPKLSDFGIARRLPIAGKLSSSEKPSTFTGGSPAYMAPERFYGIYSPRSDIYAVGVVLFELLVGDRPFHGLPGELMSAHLNQRLEMSTEIPEALQTIIQKALEKLPARRYKTAAEMAEALQTAIVNPQIQSLANSIILGKFPDSPEDEQFSKAQISNLTLSVDHSIPLYSVGNSKFPLNCITNFPYLYTAFGQTLKIWSSPPPEETQVIAQNPIHFPEPILAMQMMRNGCCVMTKNKIYYATNFQDNPKSLLNLSAIQSHTSYDQESQDSNQVKAEKNHPLNPLNIASHKDLLYRVAIEPKSHYMALAFSGQLRFYSLTDKQGSPALKLIKKLSLSVPQIPELIFLDRRYLLGVWLNFKQKNCTLLRVYTRRGTPIGNLKLFIPLKQIIPTPQPYTVLGIGCDDQPQLILLHLKPLSIIRISLNSPPTIACATSWGYVIVDKEGKYTFFNLEGKLLGDYLGPVHPQAITSWGKTGLAILTASEPQGDLHFVKSINLEQDL, from the coding sequence ATGCAGGCTTCTCGATACCGAATTTTAGGGTTAGTAGGACAAGGCCAGTTTGGTAAGGTTTACTGTGCCAGCGATCGCCGTACTGGAAAACTCGTAGCTCTGAAGGAACTGAGTCATCAAAGCGCCCCTACTCACCAATTTTTACAAGAACTATGGTTTATTATCAGTCTACAACATCCTAATATTGCCGCTTGTCTAGGTCTTGAACACATCCAGACCGGACGCTATTTAGTCATGGAATATTGTGAAGGAGGAACACTTCGTCATCTTGTCGAACAACAGAATTCTCTACGTCTACAAGAAGCATTAAACTTGATCATCGGCGTTTTAGAGGGTTTAGACTACGCCCATCAACGGGGTATTATTCACTGTGATATTAAACCTGAAAATATCCTACTCACCCTCAAATCCCAAGGGTGGCATCCAAAATTATCAGACTTTGGCATTGCTCGCCGTCTTCCCATAGCTGGAAAACTGTCCTCTTCAGAAAAGCCCTCCACTTTTACTGGAGGATCTCCTGCTTACATGGCTCCAGAAAGATTTTATGGTATTTATTCTCCTCGATCAGATATTTATGCGGTGGGGGTTGTCTTATTTGAACTATTGGTGGGCGATCGCCCCTTTCATGGGTTACCCGGTGAGTTGATGTCAGCCCACTTAAATCAGCGGTTAGAGATGTCTACAGAGATTCCTGAAGCCCTACAAACAATCATTCAAAAAGCCTTAGAAAAACTCCCAGCCCGTCGCTATAAAACCGCAGCAGAGATGGCAGAAGCATTGCAAACAGCCATAGTTAATCCTCAAATTCAAAGTCTAGCTAACTCTATTATTTTGGGGAAATTTCCTGATTCCCCCGAAGACGAACAATTCTCCAAAGCTCAGATTTCTAATCTAACTTTATCAGTTGATCATTCTATTCCATTATATTCCGTTGGAAATTCCAAATTCCCCCTAAATTGTATTACTAATTTTCCCTATCTTTATACAGCGTTTGGTCAAACATTAAAAATTTGGTCTTCTCCCCCTCCTGAAGAAACTCAGGTTATTGCTCAAAATCCAATTCATTTCCCAGAACCGATTTTAGCCATGCAAATGATGAGAAATGGGTGTTGTGTGATGACCAAAAATAAAATTTATTATGCGACTAATTTTCAAGACAATCCTAAATCCTTATTGAATTTAAGTGCGATTCAATCTCATACATCTTATGATCAAGAATCACAAGACTCTAATCAAGTTAAAGCAGAAAAAAACCATCCTTTAAATCCTTTAAATATAGCTTCACATAAAGATTTATTATATAGAGTTGCCATTGAACCAAAGAGTCATTATATGGCTTTAGCTTTTTCGGGACAATTACGATTTTATTCCCTTACGGATAAACAGGGTTCTCCCGCTTTAAAACTTATTAAAAAATTATCTCTTTCTGTTCCTCAAATTCCAGAACTTATATTTTTAGACCGTAGATATTTACTCGGAGTTTGGCTAAACTTCAAACAAAAAAACTGCACGTTGCTCAGGGTTTATACCCGCCGAGGAACCCCCATTGGCAACCTTAAATTATTCATTCCTTTAAAACAAATCATTCCCACTCCTCAACCCTATACTGTATTGGGTATTGGATGCGATGATCAACCTCAGCTTATTCTTTTACACCTAAAGCCCTTAAGTATTATTCGCATCTCCTTAAACTCTCCGCCCACCATCGCTTGCGCTACCTCCTGGGGATATGTTATAGTAGATAAAGAGGGAAAATATACCTTCTTTAATTTAGAAGGAAAATTGTTAGGAGATTATCTTGGCCCTGTTCATCCTCAAGCCATAACCTCTTGGGGAAAAACAGGTTTAGCAATTCTCACCGCTTCCGAACCCCAGGGTGACTTACACTTTGTAAAATCTATTAATCTTGAGCAAGACCTATGA
- the gvpW gene encoding gas vesicle protein: protein MYTYAFFKTPISPLKLSSGIRGCLEIINFQGLSALVETDLKAQDLPDTDEQLIQAILIHDQIIRSVFEQTTLLPLRFGICFPSDIALSEHLALHQQDYLQKLEQFQHKTEYCLQGIPLEPTPVLTQPNSINSSPQRGRDYFLSKKQFHQRQLEYQQQQAQEWQELVGTISQTYPENRFADSQPNRERIYILIDQTQTLQLQDQFNQWQSQSHHWQLSLGDALPPYHFL from the coding sequence ATGTACACTTATGCTTTTTTCAAAACACCCATATCACCCCTTAAACTTTCTTCTGGGATCAGAGGTTGTTTAGAAATTATCAATTTTCAAGGATTATCCGCCTTGGTAGAAACTGATTTAAAAGCTCAAGACCTCCCAGATACCGATGAACAATTAATACAAGCTATTTTAATTCATGATCAAATTATCCGTTCCGTTTTCGAACAAACCACCCTCTTACCGCTACGCTTTGGCATTTGTTTTCCTTCTGACATAGCACTTTCCGAGCATTTAGCCCTACATCAACAGGACTACTTGCAAAAACTAGAGCAATTCCAACATAAGACCGAGTATTGTTTACAGGGAATTCCTCTCGAACCCACCCCAGTTCTTACTCAACCCAACTCCATAAACTCGTCCCCCCAGAGAGGGCGAGACTACTTCTTAAGCAAAAAACAATTCCATCAGCGTCAACTGGAATATCAACAGCAACAAGCCCAAGAATGGCAAGAGCTAGTTGGCACCATTAGCCAAACCTATCCAGAAAACCGTTTCGCCGACAGCCAACCCAACCGAGAACGCATCTATATATTGATTGACCAAACCCAAACCCTCCAACTGCAAGACCAATTCAACCAATGGCAAAGCCAGTCCCACCATTGGCAGTTAAGCCTTGGGGATGCTCTACCCCCCTACCATTTCTTATAA
- a CDS encoding glycine cleavage T protein (aminomethyl transferase), translating to MISELQNLQASMGAIFGTLNTGESVPMSFGNQAEAITATKQGVAIYDRSYWGLLKISGADRLRFLHNQSTNSIQSFKPGEGCDTVFVTSTARTLDLATALITEDAILVLVSPNRRQQLMEWLDRYIFPMDQVELQDITHDYAVFSLLGQESPQVLNKFGIMDLQQKSYGSHQCFEIAGYSLRIAVGSGLDTPGYTLILPTSIATSVWQVLTQAGAIPLGETVWQHLRVLAGRPAPDTELTEDYNPLEAGLWQTLSFDKGCYIGQETITRLNTYKGVKQKLWGIRLKASVSAGTPILIDDVKVGKLTSYTNSDGKHFGLGYIRTKAGGVGSTVKVGEVEGEVVDVPFLTYQKL from the coding sequence ATGATTTCAGAATTACAGAATTTACAAGCCTCTATGGGGGCTATTTTTGGAACCTTAAACACAGGCGAAAGCGTTCCCATGAGTTTTGGCAATCAGGCTGAGGCTATCACCGCCACAAAACAGGGTGTTGCGATCTATGATCGGTCTTACTGGGGACTATTAAAAATTTCGGGAGCAGATCGACTTCGATTTTTACATAATCAAAGCACCAATTCCATTCAGAGTTTCAAACCCGGAGAGGGTTGTGATACCGTATTTGTCACTTCTACGGCTCGAACTCTTGATTTAGCAACAGCTTTGATCACAGAAGATGCCATTCTTGTTTTAGTTTCACCAAACCGTCGCCAACAGTTGATGGAATGGCTAGATCGGTATATTTTTCCCATGGATCAAGTAGAACTACAGGATATTACCCATGATTATGCCGTTTTTAGTCTCCTAGGCCAAGAGAGTCCCCAGGTTCTTAACAAATTCGGCATCATGGACTTACAACAAAAATCCTACGGCTCCCATCAATGCTTTGAAATTGCAGGTTATAGTCTTCGCATCGCCGTGGGTAGTGGTTTAGACACCCCTGGCTATACTCTGATCCTTCCCACATCCATCGCCACCTCAGTCTGGCAAGTCTTAACCCAAGCGGGTGCGATTCCTTTGGGCGAAACCGTTTGGCAGCATTTACGGGTTTTAGCCGGCCGTCCCGCACCCGATACGGAACTGACAGAAGATTACAACCCCCTAGAAGCAGGTTTATGGCAAACTCTATCTTTTGATAAAGGCTGTTACATTGGTCAAGAAACAATTACCCGTCTTAATACTTATAAAGGTGTTAAGCAAAAACTCTGGGGTATTCGTTTGAAGGCGTCCGTTTCAGCCGGAACTCCGATATTAATTGATGATGTTAAGGTCGGAAAATTAACCAGTTATACCAACAGTGATGGAAAACATTTTGGTTTAGGTTATATTCGCACTAAGGCTGGTGGAGTCGGTTCAACGGTTAAAGTAGGTGAGGTAGAGGGAGAAGTTGTAGATGTTCCTTTTTTAACTTATCAAAAACTTTAA